One window from the genome of Streptococcus halotolerans encodes:
- a CDS encoding DUF536 domain-containing protein, producing the protein MAIEKTVSELAEILGVSRQAVNNRIKTLPEEDIEKNEKGVTVVNRKGLIKLEEIYKKTIFEDDPIDEETKQREVLELLVDEKNSEITRLYEQLKAKDAQIAAKDEQMRVKDVQIAEKDKQIDQQQQLTLTAMQDKETLKLELEEAKEEANQARTEAQEIQEKHEEAVKKGLFTRMFKKNR; encoded by the coding sequence ATGGCTATTGAAAAGACTGTCAGTGAATTAGCTGAAATTTTGGGCGTTAGTCGTCAAGCGGTTAACAATCGTATCAAGACACTTCCTGAAGAAGACATCGAAAAAAATGAAAAAGGGGTTACGGTTGTCAACCGCAAGGGACTTATTAAATTGGAGGAAATCTACAAAAAGACCATTTTTGAAGATGATCCTATTGATGAAGAAACAAAGCAACGCGAGGTTTTAGAGCTTCTGGTTGATGAGAAGAATTCTGAAATCACCCGTCTTTATGAGCAGTTGAAGGCTAAAGATGCTCAGATTGCTGCTAAAGATGAACAAATGCGTGTCAAAGATGTTCAGATTGCTGAGAAAGATAAGCAGATCGATCAGCAACAGCAGTTGACTTTAACAGCTATGCAGGATAAAGAAACCTTAAAATTAGAATTGGAAGAAGCCAAAGAAGAGGCTAACCAAGCTCGAACGGAAGCGCAAGAAATTCAAGAAAAACATGAAGAAGCTGTTAAAAAAGGGCTGTTTACTCGTATGTTTAAAAAAAATAGATAA
- a CDS encoding MerR family transcriptional regulator — protein MSVTYTTGEMAKLAGVSIRTVQYYDQRGILTPSDLTEGGRRRYSDKDLEQLKWICFLRDLDFSLKAIQDILTEDHSEQVLQLLLEGHIIELKQEIDQKQLKLDTAVNLLDKLERQEDYSVASLQDMSLIMKNKKVHRKLQLKMLATLFTFILALLASIWLAKQFPQLEWLKVLAVMVGVIYVVGLIWLTYYFYKQLVYLCPNCHRTFQPSYWKFVKAPHTPRTRKLTCPHCHVKSSCLELAKKD, from the coding sequence ATGTCTGTAACCTATACAACAGGGGAAATGGCTAAACTAGCAGGGGTTTCCATTCGGACTGTTCAATATTATGATCAGCGTGGTATCTTGACACCAAGTGACCTAACAGAAGGTGGTCGTAGGCGTTATTCTGATAAGGATTTAGAGCAGCTCAAATGGATATGTTTTTTGAGAGATCTTGACTTCTCATTGAAAGCTATTCAAGATATTTTGACGGAAGACCATTCAGAGCAAGTTTTACAATTGCTATTAGAAGGTCATATCATTGAACTGAAGCAGGAAATTGACCAAAAGCAGCTTAAACTTGACACTGCTGTCAACCTACTTGACAAGCTAGAACGACAAGAAGATTACTCTGTTGCAAGTTTACAAGATATGTCGCTCATCATGAAAAATAAAAAAGTACATCGCAAGCTTCAACTGAAAATGTTGGCTACACTGTTTACATTTATCCTAGCGTTGCTTGCTAGTATTTGGTTGGCTAAGCAATTTCCACAGTTAGAGTGGCTAAAAGTATTAGCTGTAATGGTCGGTGTGATTTATGTTGTAGGTCTTATTTGGTTGACCTATTACTTTTATAAACAATTAGTATATCTCTGTCCAAATTGTCATAGGACTTTCCAACCTAGTTATTGGAAATTTGTTAAGGCACCGCACACACCTAGGACACGTAAATTAACCTGCCCACATTGTCATGTTAAATCGTCATGTTTGGAATTAGCTAAGAAAGATTAG
- a CDS encoding cation:proton antiporter, with translation MHALLEIVIILVASLLAGAVSSRLNIPAVVGQLLIGIVIGPPILGLVHNGEILHFLSELGVILLMFMAGLEADFSLLKKYLKPSLLVAITGVIVPLFVFYFLTQVMQFNVSQSIFYGLVFAATSISITVEVLQEYDKVSTDVGAIIIGAAVADDIIAVLLLSFFVSSLGSTENISLQLVAQLLFFVFLWLAIKVLIPWMIKRLEVLASKNLMFYVALIICFSLSWLADQVGLSSIIGSFFAGLAIGQTKQGHSVMRRVTSFGYSFFIPIFFASIAFPLRFTGLLEHLPMIIGFTILVVLTKLIPGYFVGRSFKFPKMESLTIGGGMVSRGEMALIIIGVGQAAHIIGNRVYSELVIITIASTIIAPFILKYSFRSSKGPQKGLNSTDGY, from the coding sequence ATGCATGCATTATTAGAAATTGTTATTATCTTAGTAGCTAGTTTGCTAGCAGGAGCGGTTTCCTCACGTTTGAATATTCCTGCCGTTGTTGGCCAACTATTGATTGGTATTGTTATTGGACCGCCTATTTTAGGATTGGTCCACAATGGCGAAATTCTCCACTTCTTATCAGAACTTGGGGTTATCCTGCTGATGTTTATGGCTGGTTTAGAAGCTGATTTCAGCTTGTTGAAAAAGTACCTCAAACCTAGCTTGCTAGTGGCTATTACGGGAGTCATCGTTCCTCTGTTCGTTTTTTATTTTCTAACACAAGTTATGCAATTCAATGTTAGTCAATCTATTTTTTACGGCTTAGTTTTTGCAGCAACAAGTATTTCAATCACTGTTGAAGTTCTTCAAGAGTATGATAAGGTATCTACGGATGTGGGTGCCATCATTATCGGCGCAGCCGTTGCAGATGATATCATTGCTGTATTGCTGCTTAGTTTCTTCGTCTCATCATTAGGTTCAACAGAGAATATCAGCCTTCAATTGGTGGCACAATTATTATTCTTTGTTTTCTTATGGTTGGCTATCAAAGTTCTCATTCCTTGGATGATAAAACGCTTGGAAGTCCTTGCTTCTAAGAATCTTATGTTTTATGTCGCTTTGATTATTTGTTTTTCACTGTCTTGGTTAGCTGATCAAGTGGGGTTGAGTTCTATCATTGGTTCATTCTTTGCAGGCTTGGCTATTGGTCAGACAAAACAAGGTCATTCTGTGATGAGACGTGTCACTTCATTTGGTTATAGTTTCTTCATCCCTATTTTCTTTGCCTCTATCGCTTTTCCTTTGCGATTTACGGGATTACTGGAACACTTACCAATGATCATAGGCTTCACTATTCTAGTAGTTTTAACAAAACTAATTCCTGGTTATTTTGTTGGCCGTAGTTTCAAGTTTCCTAAAATGGAATCCCTAACTATTGGTGGCGGGATGGTCAGCCGAGGTGAGATGGCTTTGATTATTATTGGTGTGGGGCAAGCTGCTCATATTATTGGTAATAGAGTTTATTCAGAGTTGGTTATCATTACGATTGCCTCTACCATCATTGCTCCCTTCATTTTGAAGTATTCCTTTAGAAGTTCTAAGGGTCCTCAAAAAGGTTTGAATTCGACAGATGGCTATTAA
- a CDS encoding 3'-5' exonuclease — protein MENLNQYVAFDLEFNTVNEVSHIIQVSAVKFVNHEEIDHFDSYVYSDVPLQSFINGLTGITADKITQAPKLDKVLADFLAFVDGFSLVGYNAHKSDLPILAENGLGLSDRYAVDLYDEAFERRSTDLNGIVNLRLQTVAEFLGISGKGHDSLEDARMTARVYEAFYELDSNKSYLSEQEESHGDNPFAALGGFFD, from the coding sequence ATGGAAAATTTAAACCAATATGTGGCATTTGATTTAGAATTTAATACAGTGAATGAGGTCAGTCATATCATTCAAGTATCAGCAGTCAAGTTTGTCAATCATGAGGAAATTGACCATTTTGATAGTTATGTTTATAGCGATGTTCCCTTGCAAAGTTTTATCAATGGCTTGACGGGGATTACGGCTGATAAAATCACTCAGGCGCCTAAGTTAGACAAGGTACTAGCTGATTTTTTAGCTTTTGTTGACGGATTTTCTCTTGTGGGTTACAATGCCCACAAGTCAGATCTACCGATTTTAGCTGAAAATGGTCTGGGTTTATCGGATCGTTACGCGGTTGATCTTTATGATGAAGCCTTTGAGCGTCGTAGTACGGACCTTAACGGGATTGTCAACTTACGTTTACAGACTGTGGCCGAGTTTTTAGGTATTTCTGGTAAGGGGCATGATAGTCTTGAAGACGCTAGAATGACAGCGCGTGTTTATGAAGCCTTTTATGAGTTGGATAGCAACAAGTCTTATTTATCAGAGCAGGAAGAAAGTCATGGTGATAATCCGTTTGCTGCTTTGGGTGGTTTTTTTGATTAA
- a CDS encoding IS3 family transposase (programmed frameshift): MVDLHNAGMKRSEIIKEYDLTPSTFDKWVRQAKTTGSFKSVDNLTDDQRELIALRKRNKELEMQLDILKQAAVIMAPKRQIITANKDKYSISAMCRWLNLPRSSYYYKAIEPVSKTELEEKVKQIFLESKSRYGARKIKKCLETEGILLSRRRIRRIMKRWNLVSVYQQTTFKSHSKGKNEAPIPNRLARQFNQERPLEAIVTDLTYVRVGKRWAYVCLIIDLYNREIIGLSVGWQKTAELVKQAIQSIPYALTKVNLFHSDRGKEFDNQLIDEVLGAFGITRSLSQAGCPYDNAVAESTYRSFKIEFINQEIFHSLEELTLKTKDYVHWWNHHRIHGSLNYQTPMARRVIA, encoded by the exons ATCGTTGACCTTCACAATGCAGGTATGAAACGTAGCGAAATCATCAAAGAATATGATTTAACCCCCTCAACCTTCGACAAATGGGTGAGACAAGCTAAAACAACTGGTTCCTTCAAATCGGTTGATAATCTAACAGATGACCAACGGGAGCTAATAGCCCTTAGAAAACGCAATAAAGAACTCGAAATGCAGCTAGACATCTTAAAGCAAGCGGCAGTGATTATGGCAC CAAAAAGGCAAATAATCACTGCTAACAAGGATAAATACAGCATTTCAGCCATGTGTCGTTGGTTGAACCTCCCTCGTTCCAGCTATTACTACAAAGCCATAGAGCCAGTATCGAAAACAGAGCTTGAAGAAAAAGTTAAGCAGATTTTCCTTGAGAGCAAATCTAGATATGGTGCTCGAAAGATCAAGAAATGTCTGGAAACAGAAGGAATCCTCTTGTCTCGTCGTCGCATTCGTCGGATCATGAAGCGATGGAATCTCGTATCTGTTTACCAGCAGACTACCTTCAAGTCGCATTCTAAAGGGAAAAATGAAGCACCCATTCCAAATCGCTTAGCCAGACAATTCAATCAAGAAAGACCACTTGAAGCGATTGTAACAGACTTGACTTATGTCCGTGTTGGTAAGCGCTGGGCTTATGTTTGCTTGATAATAGACCTCTATAATCGTGAAATCATTGGTCTGTCAGTCGGTTGGCAGAAGACTGCAGAGCTCGTAAAGCAAGCGATTCAGAGTATCCCTTATGCCCTAACCAAGGTCAATCTTTTCCATTCTGATCGTGGTAAGGAGTTTGATAATCAGCTGATTGATGAGGTGTTAGGAGCATTTGGAATTACCCGTTCACTTAGTCAAGCAGGCTGTCCTTATGATAATGCCGTGGCTGAAAGTACTTATCGTTCCTTTAAAATTGAGTTTATTAATCAAGAAATCTTTCATTCGCTTGAAGAACTAACTCTCAAAACCAAGGACTACGTCCACTGGTGGAATCATCATCGCATTCACGGTAGTCTCAACTATCAAACCCCCATGGCTAGGCGAGTGATCGCTTAA
- a CDS encoding peptide ABC transporter substrate-binding protein → MVFFNKPTWKRLGYGAVAFVSVAILGACGNGSSSKSSDEAKETINWYIPTDISTLDISKNTDQYSNVAIGNSGGNLLRLDGKNGTRPDLAKTVDVSKDGLTYTATLRDGLKWSDGSALTAEDFVYSWQRIVDPKTASEYAYLAVEAHLENADKINNGEEKDLNKLGVKADGDKVIFTLTNPAPQFINYLAFSNFLPQKKSFVEETGENYATTSKDMLYSGPYKVEGWDGSNGGFKLVKNKEYWDAKNVETQTVNVDVIKKPDTAVQMYKQGDLDFADISGTSAIYNANKKNKDVVDVPSARTTYIVYNQTGDVKPLMNDKIRQALNLATDREGVVEAAVDTGSIPATALAPTGLQTLENGEDLTDFVAPGYQYDAKEATKLFKEGLKELGQDSLTLTVTADSDSPATKNAVDYLKSTWEEALPGLTVEEKFVTFKQRLEDTKNQNFEVALVSWGGDYPEGSTFYGLFTSDAAYNYGKFSSEDYDKAYQAAITENAMFPEKAAENYKEAEKALYEKALYNPIYYLNSQGLQNPDVKELVRNSTGLTVDFVHAHK, encoded by the coding sequence ATGGTATTTTTTAATAAACCAACTTGGAAACGTTTAGGATATGGTGCAGTTGCCTTTGTCTCTGTGGCTATTTTGGGAGCTTGTGGTAATGGTAGTTCTTCTAAGTCTTCTGATGAGGCAAAAGAGACGATCAATTGGTACATTCCGACCGATATTTCGACACTAGATATTTCCAAAAATACAGATCAATACTCAAATGTCGCTATTGGAAACTCAGGGGGCAATTTATTACGTCTGGACGGAAAAAATGGGACTCGTCCTGACTTGGCCAAAACCGTTGACGTCTCTAAAGATGGCTTGACCTACACAGCGACACTGCGTGATGGGCTTAAATGGTCAGATGGCAGTGCGTTAACTGCGGAAGACTTTGTTTACTCATGGCAACGTATCGTTGATCCTAAGACAGCCTCAGAGTATGCCTATTTAGCTGTTGAGGCTCACCTAGAGAATGCGGATAAGATTAACAATGGAGAGGAAAAAGATCTCAACAAACTTGGTGTCAAAGCAGACGGCGATAAGGTTATCTTTACTCTGACCAATCCTGCACCGCAATTTATCAATTACCTTGCTTTTTCTAACTTCTTACCACAGAAAAAATCATTTGTTGAAGAAACTGGTGAGAATTATGCCACTACATCAAAAGATATGCTTTATTCTGGACCTTACAAAGTTGAGGGCTGGGACGGCTCAAACGGTGGCTTCAAACTAGTTAAAAACAAAGAATACTGGGATGCCAAAAATGTTGAAACACAAACGGTCAATGTTGATGTTATCAAGAAACCAGATACGGCTGTACAAATGTATAAACAAGGCGATTTAGACTTCGCTGACATCTCAGGAACCTCAGCTATCTACAATGCCAATAAGAAAAATAAGGATGTCGTTGATGTACCATCTGCGCGTACAACTTACATTGTTTACAATCAAACTGGCGATGTTAAACCATTGATGAATGATAAGATTCGTCAAGCACTTAACCTTGCAACTGACCGTGAGGGAGTCGTCGAAGCTGCTGTTGATACGGGGTCAATTCCCGCGACAGCTCTTGCACCGACTGGTCTTCAAACTTTGGAAAATGGAGAGGACTTAACGGATTTTGTAGCCCCTGGTTATCAATACGATGCCAAAGAAGCAACGAAACTCTTCAAAGAAGGATTGAAAGAGCTTGGTCAAGATTCGTTAACATTGACAGTGACAGCTGATTCAGATTCACCAGCGACTAAAAATGCTGTTGACTACCTCAAGAGTACGTGGGAGGAAGCCCTTCCTGGATTGACCGTTGAAGAAAAATTTGTGACCTTCAAACAACGCTTGGAAGATACTAAAAACCAAAACTTTGAAGTTGCTCTTGTTTCATGGGGAGGTGATTACCCAGAAGGGTCAACCTTCTATGGCCTCTTTACTTCTGATGCGGCCTACAATTATGGTAAATTCTCAAGTGAAGATTACGATAAGGCTTATCAAGCTGCCATCACTGAAAATGCGATGTTCCCAGAAAAAGCTGCCGAAAACTATAAAGAGGCTGAGAAAGCTTTGTATGAGAAAGCCCTTTACAATCCAATTTACTACCTCAACTCACAAGGATTACAAAATCCAGACGTGAAAGAATTGGTCCGTAATTCAACTGGACTAACAGTAGATTTCGTTCACGCGCACAAATAA
- a CDS encoding NAD(P)/FAD-dependent oxidoreductase produces the protein MTHFDTIIIGGGPAGMMATISSAFHGKKALLLEKNRRLGKKLAGTGGGRCNVTNSGTLEDLMEGIPGNGRFLYSVFSQFDNHDIIAFFEDNGVKLKEEDHGRMFPTTDKSRTIIQALETKILELGGQIKTQFEVVSVKKNDSVFIVKSIDTEFTCDQLIVTTGGKAYPSTGSTGFGHDIARHFKLEVTEIEAAESPLLTDFPHKPLQGISLDDITLSYDKHVITHDLLFTHFGLSGPAALRMSSFVRGGEILSLDVLPKMTREEINQYLTENRNKSIKNGLKPLIPERLADFFSEGLPEKIKQMDPKQTESLVDKLKITQIPVTGKMNLTKSFVTKGGVDLKEINPKTLESKKVPGLHFAGEVLDINAHTGGFNITSALCSGWVAGALHY, from the coding sequence ATGACACATTTTGATACTATTATTATTGGTGGGGGGCCTGCTGGTATGATGGCGACCATCTCTAGCGCCTTTCATGGTAAAAAAGCCCTCTTACTAGAAAAAAATCGCCGTCTTGGTAAAAAATTAGCTGGCACAGGGGGTGGCCGTTGCAATGTCACCAATAGCGGAACCCTTGAGGATCTCATGGAAGGTATCCCTGGCAACGGACGCTTTCTTTATAGCGTCTTCTCTCAGTTTGACAACCATGACATCATCGCTTTCTTTGAAGATAACGGTGTCAAACTAAAAGAAGAAGATCACGGACGCATGTTTCCTACTACGGACAAATCACGTACCATTATCCAAGCTTTGGAAACTAAAATTCTAGAACTAGGTGGCCAAATCAAAACTCAGTTTGAAGTCGTTTCGGTTAAGAAAAATGACTCTGTTTTCATTGTCAAATCTATCGATACCGAATTCACCTGTGACCAATTGATTGTGACTACCGGAGGAAAAGCCTATCCTTCGACTGGTTCGACTGGTTTTGGGCACGATATCGCTCGTCATTTCAAGCTGGAAGTTACCGAAATTGAGGCCGCCGAAAGCCCACTTTTGACCGATTTCCCTCATAAACCCTTACAGGGCATTTCCCTTGATGACATCACCCTCTCTTATGACAAGCATGTGATTACCCATGATTTGCTCTTTACCCACTTTGGTCTGTCTGGACCTGCTGCCTTACGCATGTCTTCTTTTGTTCGTGGCGGTGAAATCCTCTCACTGGATGTGCTCCCCAAAATGACAAGAGAAGAAATCAACCAGTATCTCACAGAAAATCGTAACAAGTCGATTAAAAATGGTCTCAAACCCCTTATTCCTGAACGTCTAGCTGACTTTTTCTCAGAAGGATTGCCCGAAAAAATCAAACAAATGGATCCTAAACAAACCGAAAGTTTAGTGGACAAACTCAAGATAACCCAGATTCCTGTCACTGGTAAGATGAATCTAACCAAGTCCTTTGTAACTAAGGGAGGCGTCGATCTGAAAGAAATCAACCCTAAAACCCTCGAAAGTAAAAAAGTTCCTGGACTGCACTTTGCTGGTGAAGTCTTAGACATCAATGCCCACACAGGTGGCTTTAATATCACTTCTGCCCTTTGTTCTGGCTGGGTAGCTGGTGCCCTGCATTATTAA
- a CDS encoding YbaB/EbfC family nucleoid-associated protein: MMNMQNMMKQAQKLQKQMEKKQEELAATTFTGKSAQDLVVVEFSGDKKLTNITFAEAIVDPEDVETLQDMTTQAINDALGQIDDATQKTMGAFANKLPF; the protein is encoded by the coding sequence ATGATGAATATGCAAAACATGATGAAGCAAGCGCAAAAACTCCAAAAGCAAATGGAGAAAAAACAAGAGGAGCTTGCTGCTACTACTTTCACTGGTAAATCAGCACAAGACTTGGTTGTCGTTGAATTCTCAGGTGATAAGAAATTAACCAATATCACTTTCGCTGAAGCAATCGTTGATCCTGAAGATGTAGAAACACTTCAAGATATGACTACACAAGCTATCAACGATGCCCTCGGACAAATTGATGACGCTACTCAAAAAACAATGGGAGCATTTGCTAATAAATTACCATTCTAA